TTTATAAACTTAATCCAAATCGTTTTAATTCAATAAAAATACCCTCTAATTGCTTTCCTTTATCCGTTAATGTGTACTCTACACGAGGCGGAACCTCTGGATAAACTTTTCTCGTTATAATGCCCTGGGCTTCTAATTCTTTTAGACGAAGTGATAATGTTTTCGGACTAATACCGTCCATTGATTTTAATAAGTCGCTAAATCGTAACGTTCCTTCAATAAGAAGGTCACGAATGATTAAAAAAGTCCATTTTGTACCGATTACGTCAAGAGTTTTGGCGATAGGACATGGGATGCCGGGTGAGCCTTTCGTTAATACAACCTGATCTATATTGCTCATGGAAATAGCCTCCATAAAATTTTTTTGGATTGATTTGCTATATAGTATCACAAAACTATCTTTTTGGTAACTATATGAAAAAAATATCACTACTTTCAAAAGGGAAATTACTGCATATAAAATAGCAATAAGAAATACAAAGAGGTTGTAGCAAGAGGAGGTGATTTCCATGAGTATGAAAAAGCTATGCGCGTTCTGTAGTTTTCTTGTCATTTGTATTGTACTTGTAGCGTGCAGTAGTGAACACAAAATGGCTTCTAATAGCGATATTCAATTATTGAAGGAAATGCCGAAGCCTAAAACAATGACAATTGATTCTTCGTTAAGTAAAAAGGAAGCAACAGAAATGGTTCATGTAGCACAGCGTTTTTACGCATTTTGGGATACAGGTAAAGAGGAATTTATTCCGCAGACTGTTACTGAAACATTTTTCGATAATACGTTGCCGAAAGGTCGCCCACAAGGTCCTGAAGGGTTAAAGTTTGCCGCACAAAACTTCCGTAAAGTAGTTCCCAATATACGTTGTGAAATTGAAGATTTATTAGTTGTTGGTGATAGAGTAACAGCTCGTCTTTCTTTTACAGGAACGCATAATGATAAGAAAATCAATTTTTTCGCAATCGATATTTTACATGTGAAAGATGGGAAGATAACGGAAGATTGGCATTTAGAAGATAACCTCACTTTGAAGCAACAACTTGGATTAATAGCGGAAGAATAGAAAAATATAGGGGAGAGAAAAGTGATGAAAAATATATTGATTATAAATGGGCATCAAAAATATGGTTCAGCGGAGGGGCGATTAAATGAGACGTTAGTAGATAATATGACTAGCTTACTAAGCGAAAATCATCATGTGAAAACAACGAGTATTCAAGAGGGATACACGATTAAGGAAGAACAGGAGAAGTTTTTATGGGCTGATATTATTATTTATCAAACACCAATTTACTGGTTTAGTATACCAGGATTATTTAAAACATATATGGATGAAGTATATGAATATGGTTTGTTCTTTAAAGGTGCTGAAGAGTATGGAGCAGGTGGTTTATTAAAAGAGAAAAAGTATATGTTCTCTACGACTTGGAATGCACCTGAAAAGGCATTCGGGGATACTACGAAATTTTTTGAAGGGGAAAGTTTAGAAGGAGCGATTAGCCATTTACATCGTGTACAGAAGTTTATCGGTATGAGTCCGTTAAAGAGCTTTGCTTGCTATGATGTAGTGAAAAATCCGAATATGGAGCAGTTTTTATTAAACTTGAAGAATCATTTGGCGGAAGTTATTCAGTAATAATCATCCATCCCCGTACTTTAGTGCGGGGATAAAACTATATGAAAAGCGAATCAGCGATACTGGGACTCGCTTTTTACATAGCTTTTAAAACGGATTGACTTCAGCTAAGTCAGGGGTGGTATTAGGGTTTGTTAATAAAATTTTCAGTTCACCTACTTCTGAGAGAGTGACGAGTATATAACCACTAATGAGGACGATGAGTCCAATGACTCGTAACGTTTGCAAAGTGATGTCACGGCTATTTTCTTCCGATTTATTTGGGGGCGTTAAAGTTTCAGTGTTGTTCATAGTATGGCTCCCATCTTTTTTGTTTATATATGTGATAGAGAATTATTGGACTTATGGATAGGAATTATATAGTCATTTTCACTATATGAGAAATGCCTAAGAAAAGTGAATTAGTACTTTTAAATGTTTATGGGGCTTTTATGAAGTGGTTTTCTAGAAAGGTCGAAAAAATTGTAACGCTAAGGAATAATGAAGCTAAGTATTTTTATTTTGGGGACTTAGATGAAAATAGGTTCGAAGCGGCTTGGTCGGTGTGGGATGAAACTGTATAAAGAATATTGATATGTGAGGGTTTTATCGCCCGTGAATAGCGAGATAAAATGAATGCGGGTATCTTTACATATGAATCTATGAAAAAGTTGATGAAATTGTCAGTTTTTTATTTTTATAAAAAAATATTTTTTTGACCCCCATAAAATTTTTATTTCCTCCGAATATGTATAGTGAAGAAAGCAAATGGAGGAAAAATCATTATGAAAAAAACACTATTAAAAGGCACTATGGTAACTATGATGGCATGCAGCCCGTTTTTGATGGGAACAGCAGCGTCTGCTAGCGAAAATACAGATGCGGTAAAAACAACGGAAACTGAAAAACCATCTTTCGTACAGGGTGACGTCTTTTATTGTGTGAAAACTATGGTTGAAGATATTAAAATGGCTCTTGCGACAAACGATTTAGAGAAAGCGAAGCTATTGTCTGAGCAAGCCGCGGAACGAATTACTGAAGCAAGTGTACTAATTGAAAAAGGAAAAGGCGATCTTACACAAGATACATTAGAAAAAGCGGCGGAAGACTTAGAAAAAGCAGATAAGCTTTCTGGCGAAGAGAAAGCAGAAACAGAAAAACCTGCTGGCGAAGAAGAAAAAGAAGCAGCGAAAGTAAAAGTGCACATCGGAAACAACATCGAAGCATTAGCAAAAGTGCTAGATCAAGTGAAAAATCCGAAAGCAAAAGCTGCAATTACAAAAAGTATAGAGAAGAGTTTTTTAAAGATTGCAGCTAAAATAGAGAAAGAGCAAGAAAAACAAGCGGACGCTATTGCAAAAGAAAACAAGAAAGCAGGTCAAAATACAGAAGTAACTCCAGCAAAACCAGAACAAGTAACGCAACCAGAACAAGCAGCACAGCCAGAACAAGCAGCACAACCAGAACAAGCAGCACAACCGGCAAAACCAGCGCAACCGGCAAAACCAGCACAGCCAGAAAAACCAGAACAACCGGCAAAACCAGCGCAGCCAGAAAAACCAGAACAAGCAGCACAACCGGCAAAACCAGCGCAACCGGCAAAACCAGCACAGCCAGAAAAACCAGCGCAACCAGTACATAAACCGGCTGTTTCTCATGATACGCGTGAGCAATCAAACCAAAAGGGTCAAACAGAAAAGAATGATCATCAAGACAACGGTAAAAAAGTCGGTCACGAAAAGCATGAAGAACAGCAAGAAGACAATCACAAAGAAAAGTAGTAAGAAAATGTGGTAAAATGGTCACTTCTTTAGTGACCATTTTGCTATTTGAAGCAAAAGGAGGGAGGGGGATTACTAGTGTTGAGTTTAGTGATGAAGATCATAAAAAAAACGACCATAGAAGATATCGTATTGAACATACAAAACAACGGAGGAGATAAGGGAGCTTTTATCGCACAGTATCGGCCTTTTATTCGAAAAGCAATCTCGTCTGTCTGCCACCGGTATATTACGGAGCAGGATGATGAATATAGCATTGGATTGTTTGCGTTTAATCAAGCAATTGAACAGTATTCATATAAAAAAGGAAAATCTTTTCTAGCGTTTGCTGAGCTTCTTATAAAAAGAGATGTAATTGACTATATACGCAAGGAGTCTAAGCATAATCTCGTCTTTTTAAAAGAAGACCAACAAGAGGAAATAGTAGAAATGCAGGTATCGCTTACGGAGTATATAAAAGAGATGGAAAACAGTAACCGTAAGGAGGAAATTCTTCATTTTCAAATTGTGCTAGCTGAGTTTAAAATCACATTTTCAGAGCTTGCTAAGGAATCTCCAAAGCATCGTGATACGCGTGAGCATTTAATAGAAATAGCAAAGATTATTATAAAAGAAGAGAAAATGATGGAAGAGCTGTTCCGAAAGAAAAAGTTGCCGCTTAAACACATTGAACCGCGTGTTAGAGCAAGTCGGAAAACGTTGGAGCGGCATAGAAAATACATTATTGCAATGTGTATTATCTTTGCAAACAACTATACATATATTCTTGATTATATAAGAGGGGGGAAGCATGATGAATAAAGGGATTGTGATGGATATAAAAAAACATAGCGTAGTTGTTTTAACTCCAGATGGAGAGTTTATTACGTTTAAAAGAAAATCGCACTCTTATATGATTGGAGAGGAAATCTCGTTTAACGAACAAGAACAAAGAGTACCGCGTTTTTCAATCCCTTCTTTCTTAAAGCCTGCATCATTACTTGTTGTTTGTTTTCTATGTGTGTTTCTGTTTTTCTACAACCAACCGGAAGAAAAAGCATTCGCTTATGTCTCAATTGATATTAATCCAAGTTTAGAGGCGAGCGTAACAAAGGATCTTCGTGTTGTAGATTTGCGAGCTTGTAATGATGATGGAAAGCGCATTTTAAAAGAAATGAAACGATGGAAAAATGAACCTTTGCAAGACGTAGTACGTACCATTATAAAGCAAAGTCAAGAGGATGGATACTTAACGAATGACAAGCAAGTTATGCTAACAGCTGTTACAAAGGAAAAGTCGCTAGAACCACAGTTAGAAAAGGCTATGCAAGGATTAAAGAAAGAGTATGAGACAAAACATGTTACAGTCGTATATCAAAACAGTACGATGCAAATGCGAGAAAATGCCAAGAAAGCAGGAATTGGCACAGGTGTTTATATAAAGCAAGAGAATGAGAAGAAGAAATCGCTTACTCCTCCTATACCGCCGTCTAATCAGGAGGAACACGATGAGGAGATACATTCGCAACCAAAGTCATCTCCTGATGCATCATCGGATTTGTCTCCTGTAAAAGAAAAAATATACGAGAAGCAAGAGCATAAAGAACAAAAGCAAACCCAGGAACAGCCATCCAAGCAAATAAAAGAAAATAATGGACATCAGCAAGAAAACAACGGTAGAGGGTCTCAGCAAGAAAATAGTGGACATCAGCAAGAAAACAACGGTAGAGGGTCTCAGCAAGAAAATAATGGACATCAGCAAGAAAACAACGGTAGAGGGTCTCAGCAAGAAAATAGTGGACATCAGCAAGAAAACAACGGTAGAGGGTCTCAGCAAGAAAATAGTGGACATCAGCAAGAAAACAACGGTAGAGGGTCTCAGCAAGAAAATAATGGACACCAGCAAGAAAACAACAGTAGAGAATATAACCAAGAAAATAAAGAGTCTCAACAAGACAATAAAGGCAATATAAACGAAAACAACGGGCATAAAAAAGAGGACAAAAACGTTCCTGCCACGCAACATCAAGGGAAAGAAAAGAAGAATCCATAGAATATGGAAGATGGGGATTCGTTTCATGTTAGGAGTGAAATCATTTCGTACAGCAACCTTGATTTTGAGAGGTATCGAAGCCATGCATATGATGAAAAAAGGGCAACTTCACCAAAGGGTGAAATCTGCCCAAAATGAGGTTGAAGTCATTCATAAATTATTTGGATTAGTCGTTTGATCTCAAAGTTAACAGGAAATTACTGTTCTATATTCCTATTAAGCTATTTTCGTACCAAAGCCCTAGAAGGTCTATCTATTAAAATAGTTTGCGTTTGTACTTAGAATAAAAAGAAAAGGAGTATGTAAAAAAATAATGGAGAAAAAAATTCAACAAGAGAAAGATAACTCAAAACCCGTTTTTTATGACCCTAAAGGAAGAAGAAAAATAGCTTTCAGTTGGTTTTTATGTATCTCAATAGTTAGCATAAGTATTGTATTTTATTTTTTCTTTCGAAGTATTTTTTCAACACCAGAAATTCCAAATATGAATCCTTCCGTAAAGCAAGATACAAAACTTGTATCTATTAATCAAAAATTCAGCGATCAGCAGTTAAAGAAGGAAGAATTCAAATCTCCTAATACTGAAATGAACAATAATGAAAATTCGGAAAAATCAACAGGCAATGGCGAACGATCTAAAGAAGTTTATGGTTTTTATGTAAACTGGGATGAAAATAGTACTACTTCTTTAAAAGAAAATATCGATTCATTAACTATGTTAGTTCCAGAATGGTATCACTTAAAGGCTAACTTAACAATTAGTAGTGAGATAAAACCTGAGATTGTAAAGTTAGCAAAAAAAAATCATGTGAAAATTATGCCTTTACTTACTAACTATACGCAAGAAGCTTCTGGTCCTGATAGTAAACTTATTCATCAGTTACTGAATGCTCCAGATCATGAACAGACAAAGTTTATTAATGATTTAGTAAAGCGGATTGAAGAGAATCAATTTGCGGGTATTAATATTGATTTTGAGTCAATACCTGAAGGAGATAGAGATAAATTAACAAATTTCATGAAAGAACTTACTACGGTCTTTCATAAACACCATTTGCTCGTGACGCAAGATGTCCCTGCTAATGATAAAGCTTTTGATTATGGTGCAATTGCTAAAGTAATAGATCGTATGATTGTAATGATGTATGATGAACACTATGGAACAGGGACACCAGGACCAATTGCTTCGAATAAATGGTTTGAACATACGCTCAATCATCTAAACATTCCCTCCGAGAAACTTATAGTTGCTTTCGGTAGTTATGGGTATGATTGGGAAGTAAAAAGCACAGCACCTGCGAAGTCTTTAACTTTCTCAGATGTGATGACAATGGCTCATGATTCAAATATAAAAATTCAATGGGATAAGATCAGTGGAAATCCTTATTTTCGATATAAAAAAGGAGCGAAAGAACATACTGCTTGGTTCTTAGATGGTGTTACTCTTTATAATCAAGTAAAAATCGCAATGAACAACAATGCAAAGGGATTTGCATTATGGAGACTAGGAGCAGAAGATCCTACTGTATGGAAAGCTTTAAAAAATCCTATTGAGGTCCAAAAAAATCCTGATGCATTACATAAAATCGCTAGTTTAGATGAAGTAAATTATTCTGGACAAGGAGAAATTTTACAGATTGAGAATGAAAGACAAAATGGATTGAGAGATTTTAAAGTAGGAAAAGATGGTTATCTTACAGATGAAGTGTATCAATCACTACCATCTACATATCAAGTGCAGCGCTACGGAAAACCAAAAGGAAAACAAGTAGTACTAACATTTGATGATGGACCAGATCCTAAATACACACCAGAAATTCTAGATATCTTAAAAGAGCATAAAATAAAAGCTGCCTTTTTTGTACTTGGTGAAAACGCTCAACTAAATCCTAGTATTGTTAAAAGAATATACGATGAAGGGCATGAAATTGGCAATCATACCTTCAATCATCCTAACGTAGCTGATACGTCTTTACTACGAACAAAAGTAGAGCTGAATACAACTCAGCGCCTGATTCAGGAAATAACGGGACACTCTACGGTTTTATTTAGGCCACCATATGAAGCAGGTACTGAGCTGGATTCACCAAATGAAATATTGCCGATTTTGCGTGCACAAAATATGAACTATACAATGGTGGCAGAAAAAGTTGATCCTGAGGACTGGGCGACGCCATCACCAAATGAATTGGTAAAGCGTACTCTTACTCCCATTTATAAGGGGGAGGGAAATGTGATTCTTCTCCATGATGCAGGAGGGAATCGTACCCATACGGTAGAAGCGCTGCCAATTATTATTAAAGACCTTAAAAAGCATGGATATAGTTTTGTAACAATTTCAGATTTAATGAATAAAGAACGAGATGAAGTTATGCCTCCGGTTTCTTCTGAGGGTAAGCAATATTTACTTTACAATAAAGCTGTTTTTTCAGGAGCGGGATATTCTAAGCATATATTAACAACTATTTTTTATATTGCTATTGGATTAGGGATTTTCCGATTCCTATTTTTAATTTATTTTGCATTCAAACAAAAAAGAAGGACAAGATCTCGTTTATTTAGCAATTCGTCTTATCAACCTTTCGTGAGTGTTGTAATAGCAGCATATAATGAAGAGAAGGTTATAACCAAGACGATTCGCTCAATTTTGGATAGTGATTATAGAGAATTTGAAGTTATTGTTGTTGATGACGGATCGAAAGATGGTACGTCAAAAGTAATTCAAGAAGCATTCCATAAACATCCTAAAGTTCGTTTCATTCAGAAAGAAAACGGTGGGAAATCATCTGCAATGAATTTAGGATTTCAAAAATCACGAGGAGAAATCATTGTCACTTTAGATGCGGATACTATTATTGCGCAAGATGCTATTTCTCTAATGATTAGACACTTTGAAGATCATAATGTTGCGGCAGTTTCAGGTAATGTCAAAGTGGGAAATAGACGGAATTTATTAACTACTTGGCAACATGTTGAATACATTACAGGATTTAATTTAGAACGCAGAGCTTTTGATGAGTTGAATTGTATCACGGTAGTTCCTGGGGCTATTGGAGCATGGCGTAAAAAAAATGTAGTTGAATCGGGATATTTAAGCGAAGATACACTTGCAGAAGATACGGATCTTACTATAACATTTTTACGTCAAGGGCATAGAATTGTATACGAAGAAAAAGCCTATGCTTATACGGAGTCGCCTGAAGATGTGAAAAGTCTCATTAAACAGCGATATCGTTGGTCATATGGTACACTCCAATGTCTTTGGAAACATCGAAAGGCGTTGTTTAATCCAAATCATAAAACATTAGGGTTTGTTGCATTACCTAATATGTGGTTGTTCCAATATGTCCTGCAATTCATTGCTCCTTTAGCAGATATATTAATGATTATGGGGCTATTTGGTAGCAATCCTCTAAAAGTTTTAGGATTTTACCTTGTGTTCTTTGCAATAGATCTTCTCGCTTCTCTTTTTGCATTTAAATTAGAGAAGGAGAATCCTAAACCATTAGTTTGGCTAATTTTACAACGCTTTATTTATCGTCAATTTATGACTTATGTTGTAATTAAATCTGTATTTTCATCTATTCGAGGGGTAGCGGTAGGATGGAATAAACTAAAGAGAATGGGGAGTGTTAAGCATTCTTCTGAACATAATGAGGCATCATAAGAGAGCAGACCATCTGCTCTCTTTTTGTTAAAAGGGCTCACCATATCAAAAAAAGAAAATTGTATGTTTATTGTGTATTTTTTATATAAAAGAGAAAAAAGCACCCTACTTCTGCCATTTTATTATACTTTTTCTACAGAAATAAGGAAAAACAAATCATGTTTTATTCTGCATAACCATACTTTATATATAAAAATTCAAATAAGTTTATGTTTTTACAAATAGAGCTGGATATTGAAGTACATCTCTATAAAAAAAACATACAACCTTACCAACAAATACAAGGTTGTATGTTTTTAATATTATTTACATGTATTCAGGTGCAATCCGGTCCTTTTTGCACAATCCCTTCTATTGGTTGTCCTATTTGTACAATCTCTCCATTTTGTACAACCTTAGCACCTTCATATAATTTATCTGCATAATTTTTAAGGTCCTGCCAGCTATCCTTCGCTATCTTCAGATCTATTTTTAATAAAGCAATCCGGTCTGGATTAATTTTGTCAACATTTTTTAGTAAAGAATCATATTTTGCTCCGATTGTATGCCACTGATTCGATATATTTTGAAGAGCAGTAATAGCTGTATCAATTGTTTCAGTCATATGTTCCGTTTTATTTTTGGCATCTGTCAAAATAACTAATTCTGCCTGTGCTCCAGAAATTCTGGACTTTAATTGTTCTATTTCTTGTTGTGCAGATGCGATATTCTTGTCAGCAGTGACAATCAATGGTATACCAACTGGAGGCATAAATACAGATAAAGCTATATAGCCACCACGTTTATCATAGTTTTCTTTAATTGTATTATTATAATTACTGATTTGTTGTTCTAGAAGTGGAATACCGGCGTTCGTACTTTCTAAAATAGACTTCAATTGATTGGAATCTTCTTTAAAACTTCTTGTATCTTCAGCCATTTCATTTCGGAATGTTATCAACTTTTCTAGTAGTCCATCCACTTCTTGACTATTTTCCAAAATACTACGATATAACCTCACCAGTCTAAATTTAAATGTCACTATATCTTTTTTATCTATAGCAGCTAGTAATTGATCATAACTCGCTTGAAAGGTATCATTATAACTTACACTATTCTGAATCGTTTTCATAATATCAGGCTTTAGATTATCTAACCAATATGTTGCATTCGTTTGCGCATCCTTTTGATGCTGAATCATGTTTGCTTTGAAATCACCATTTATAGAACTTATTTTACTTAAATCTGTCTGTTGTTGATTACGAATTGTTTGAGCATATGAATCCATTGTAAGGATATTTGCCCCCATTTTCTCCATTACTTCTTTATATTTATCAGGACCCAAATCATAGCTCTTACTATCTTCTTGCTGTTGGGACACACTATTTTGTACAGTTTGTTCTGCTGCAAAAGTATGAAGTGGGATTACATTACTCGCTGCCATTCCAGTAATGATCGTTGATAAAATAACCTTCTTATACAATTTTTTATTCACCTTTTTCACCTATTCTTTCAAATGAATTACGTATTTTATTACATTCATAAGCTTCTATTCTTTACTTCAAATGAATTACGATTATTGCAAATAAAACAACATATTAAAATAGGGGTTTTCATACTTTCTTATTCTATAATCTTTATCAAGTTTCATAACTATATAGGAAATCTCCTGTTCAAACTTGAACAGGAGACTCACATTATGTGTTCTTCAAAAGGGAAAGTCAGTATATTATATTTTTCATTACTTCGGCAATTTCTTGAAGTAATATTATTTTTTCTCTTCTACGAATGAAATTTCAGCCTTTTGAATATTTTCAGCATACTTGTTAACCTGTTCCCAGCTACCTTTAGCTATCTTCAAATCTACTTTTATAATAGTAGCAAGCTTGTCTGGGTTAATTCTGTCAACATTGTCATTCAATGATTTATATTTTGCCCCCATTGTCTGCCACTGATTCTTTACATTTTCAAGGGCAGTAATAGCTGCATCAATTGTTCCTGTTAAATTATTAGTATTATTTTTCAAGATCGTTAACTTAGCTACCTGTTGTTTTGCAGTGGAAATATTTTCTGTTAGATTTTTAATCTCTTCTTGTGCTTTCTTTATCTGCTGCTGCGATGTAACAACTCCGTATATCCCGCCTCCTAATGCACCTGCACCAATAGGCGCAAAGATAACTGTAGCAGTTAAGTATGCACCGAGAGCAGTTGCAACCGAAGATCCAATATAAACTTTGTTATTCTCATCAATTAATGTTTGATTTGTTTCGATTTGTTTCTGCATCAATGGAATTCCAGCATCTTGACCAGATAAAATATCTGTGATTTTGTTAGCATCAGTTTTTAAATTTTGTGTATCCAGTTCTAATTTGCCGCGAAAGGCTTTCAAATCTTGCACTAACCTGTCCACTGCACCTTTATTCTCTGAAATACTATCATCTAAACTTGTAAGCACAGCTTTTAGCGTTTCTTTGTCATTATTATTTACAGCTTCTACCAAAACATCATAATAATTTTGAAATTGTGTATTATAATTGATAATATTTTGATTCGTCTGGATTATTTGCGGTTTCAAACCATCTAACCATTGTTTTGCATTATTTTTAGAAGCATCGTGGTTGTCCTTAATGCTTTTTTGTAAATCATTGTTAATTACAGTTAAACCATCAAAATTAACATTTGCTTGTTTAACAATAGTTAAAGCATACAGGTCCATTACCAACATATTGGATCCAGTTTTCTCTAACGCATCTTTAAGTCCTTCTGGTCCAAGTGAATACTCAGGGTATTCAGGGGAGTTATTTTCTGCACCTGCATAAATAGGTGCTGATTTTGTTGTATTTTCCGCTGCCGAGGCATATGATGGCGTAATGCTACCCGCTGCGATTGTTGCTATTAAAGTAGATAAAGCCATTACTTTATAAGGTTTTTTCATTATATTCTTCTCTCCTTATATTATATTGTTAAGAATTATTGTTCTTCATTTTACTATTTTCCTTCTGTTACTTTTATGTTTGTAACACTATTTTCATATTCCGTTGTTTGTTTATTCAATTCATCCGTAAACGTTTTGAGTTCTTTTAATTGTGCTTGTAATGCATGGGAATCTATTTTCGCATCAGTACTAAGACTTCTCTTCATTTGAATCATTGTGTCATTAAAGATGTCCCAACTACTTACTAGCTTGTCAAAACTCTCAATTTGCTTTTTAACTACTCTTGTAAAGTTATTTAACTGTAGATCAATAAGTGTCATTTGAGTTGCTTGCACTTCAATTTTCGATAATTTTTGTAGCAATAGAATTTTTTGTTGTTGCTTCTGACGAACATCATTATTCAGTTTTGTTACTTCATCATTTTGGACTTGTCCAACTTGGTTATAAATCACTTCCAAATTAGACGTGTCTAAAGTGTGATCTTTACCTGCGTCTATCCAAATATCAATAACCGTCTTTCCAATATTTATAGAACCTTTTACATTTTCTTTTGGTAGAGCTAGAAGTTTTGTATAATCATCTTGAATGTTTTCATCAAGTTGTCTAATTTCCGTTCTGAATTTTTCAATGTCTCCGCCTGAACTCTTATACAGTTCAATCGCTCTGCTAACTTTACTAGAAAAGCTCTTACTATCTTCAACCAAGTCATTTTTATAATTGTTTAAGTCTACTGAAGTTCCTTTCATATCATACTGAATTGCTTGCATTTGATCTTGAAGTGCATTAAAAATACTTACAAAGTCTTCTTTTGCTTGTGAATCGTCATTCACTTTTCCAGCTAGTTCAACCAATATATCATAATAATTTGTAAATCTTGTCCCAAAATCCTGCAGGTCTTGATTTACATTGAATAGTTTTGGATTATATTTATCCAGCCAGTCTTGAACATGGTTTCTTGCAGTACCTTGATCAGTTGTTATTCCAGGTATAGCAGTTACTTCAAGGTTTGGTTGCTTTAATATGATTAGCCCATAT
The DNA window shown above is from Bacillus clarus and carries:
- a CDS encoding NAD(P)H-dependent oxidoreductase; the encoded protein is MKNILIINGHQKYGSAEGRLNETLVDNMTSLLSENHHVKTTSIQEGYTIKEEQEKFLWADIIIYQTPIYWFSIPGLFKTYMDEVYEYGLFFKGAEEYGAGGLLKEKKYMFSTTWNAPEKAFGDTTKFFEGESLEGAISHLHRVQKFIGMSPLKSFACYDVVKNPNMEQFLLNLKNHLAEVIQ
- a CDS encoding ester cyclase, with the protein product MSMKKLCAFCSFLVICIVLVACSSEHKMASNSDIQLLKEMPKPKTMTIDSSLSKKEATEMVHVAQRFYAFWDTGKEEFIPQTVTETFFDNTLPKGRPQGPEGLKFAAQNFRKVVPNIRCEIEDLLVVGDRVTARLSFTGTHNDKKINFFAIDILHVKDGKITEDWHLEDNLTLKQQLGLIAEE
- a CDS encoding anti-sigma-I factor RsgI family protein; the protein is MNKGIVMDIKKHSVVVLTPDGEFITFKRKSHSYMIGEEISFNEQEQRVPRFSIPSFLKPASLLVVCFLCVFLFFYNQPEEKAFAYVSIDINPSLEASVTKDLRVVDLRACNDDGKRILKEMKRWKNEPLQDVVRTIIKQSQEDGYLTNDKQVMLTAVTKEKSLEPQLEKAMQGLKKEYETKHVTVVYQNSTMQMRENAKKAGIGTGVYIKQENEKKKSLTPPIPPSNQEEHDEEIHSQPKSSPDASSDLSPVKEKIYEKQEHKEQKQTQEQPSKQIKENNGHQQENNGRGSQQENSGHQQENNGRGSQQENNGHQQENNGRGSQQENSGHQQENNGRGSQQENSGHQQENNGRGSQQENNGHQQENNSREYNQENKESQQDNKGNINENNGHKKEDKNVPATQHQGKEKKNP
- a CDS encoding winged helix-turn-helix transcriptional regulator — encoded protein: MSNIDQVVLTKGSPGIPCPIAKTLDVIGTKWTFLIIRDLLIEGTLRFSDLLKSMDGISPKTLSLRLKELEAQGIITRKVYPEVPPRVEYTLTDKGKQLEGIFIELKRFGLSL
- the sigI gene encoding RNA polymerase sigma factor SigI — translated: MLSLVMKIIKKTTIEDIVLNIQNNGGDKGAFIAQYRPFIRKAISSVCHRYITEQDDEYSIGLFAFNQAIEQYSYKKGKSFLAFAELLIKRDVIDYIRKESKHNLVFLKEDQQEEIVEMQVSLTEYIKEMENSNRKEEILHFQIVLAEFKITFSELAKESPKHRDTREHLIEIAKIIIKEEKMMEELFRKKKLPLKHIEPRVRASRKTLERHRKYIIAMCIIFANNYTYILDYIRGGKHDE
- a CDS encoding DUF5667 domain-containing protein, which codes for MKKTLLKGTMVTMMACSPFLMGTAASASENTDAVKTTETEKPSFVQGDVFYCVKTMVEDIKMALATNDLEKAKLLSEQAAERITEASVLIEKGKGDLTQDTLEKAAEDLEKADKLSGEEKAETEKPAGEEEKEAAKVKVHIGNNIEALAKVLDQVKNPKAKAAITKSIEKSFLKIAAKIEKEQEKQADAIAKENKKAGQNTEVTPAKPEQVTQPEQAAQPEQAAQPEQAAQPAKPAQPAKPAQPEKPEQPAKPAQPEKPEQAAQPAKPAQPAKPAQPEKPAQPVHKPAVSHDTREQSNQKGQTEKNDHQDNGKKVGHEKHEEQQEDNHKEK
- a CDS encoding glycosyltransferase codes for the protein MEKKIQQEKDNSKPVFYDPKGRRKIAFSWFLCISIVSISIVFYFFFRSIFSTPEIPNMNPSVKQDTKLVSINQKFSDQQLKKEEFKSPNTEMNNNENSEKSTGNGERSKEVYGFYVNWDENSTTSLKENIDSLTMLVPEWYHLKANLTISSEIKPEIVKLAKKNHVKIMPLLTNYTQEASGPDSKLIHQLLNAPDHEQTKFINDLVKRIEENQFAGINIDFESIPEGDRDKLTNFMKELTTVFHKHHLLVTQDVPANDKAFDYGAIAKVIDRMIVMMYDEHYGTGTPGPIASNKWFEHTLNHLNIPSEKLIVAFGSYGYDWEVKSTAPAKSLTFSDVMTMAHDSNIKIQWDKISGNPYFRYKKGAKEHTAWFLDGVTLYNQVKIAMNNNAKGFALWRLGAEDPTVWKALKNPIEVQKNPDALHKIASLDEVNYSGQGEILQIENERQNGLRDFKVGKDGYLTDEVYQSLPSTYQVQRYGKPKGKQVVLTFDDGPDPKYTPEILDILKEHKIKAAFFVLGENAQLNPSIVKRIYDEGHEIGNHTFNHPNVADTSLLRTKVELNTTQRLIQEITGHSTVLFRPPYEAGTELDSPNEILPILRAQNMNYTMVAEKVDPEDWATPSPNELVKRTLTPIYKGEGNVILLHDAGGNRTHTVEALPIIIKDLKKHGYSFVTISDLMNKERDEVMPPVSSEGKQYLLYNKAVFSGAGYSKHILTTIFYIAIGLGIFRFLFLIYFAFKQKRRTRSRLFSNSSYQPFVSVVIAAYNEEKVITKTIRSILDSDYREFEVIVVDDGSKDGTSKVIQEAFHKHPKVRFIQKENGGKSSAMNLGFQKSRGEIIVTLDADTIIAQDAISLMIRHFEDHNVAAVSGNVKVGNRRNLLTTWQHVEYITGFNLERRAFDELNCITVVPGAIGAWRKKNVVESGYLSEDTLAEDTDLTITFLRQGHRIVYEEKAYAYTESPEDVKSLIKQRYRWSYGTLQCLWKHRKALFNPNHKTLGFVALPNMWLFQYVLQFIAPLADILMIMGLFGSNPLKVLGFYLVFFAIDLLASLFAFKLEKENPKPLVWLILQRFIYRQFMTYVVIKSVFSSIRGVAVGWNKLKRMGSVKHSSEHNEAS